One window of the Scylla paramamosain isolate STU-SP2022 chromosome 22, ASM3559412v1, whole genome shotgun sequence genome contains the following:
- the LOC135111567 gene encoding uncharacterized protein F21D5.5-like isoform X1 — translation MATRCWLSCLAKLHPPILLPHNQPRVIGRSKETKIKSKRCSKSQVELLADYTSCTVTARQLGPNSCTVNGQHVCYGSSAQLKHNDIIEVVSREYKHRVEFDPAPSISSTANSTTEEDTTMPRGQKKRSIDDYFSNPKKAKAGETSATGGWEKSTNGDLLVYQKNMSSSEKIAGYDMDGTLIATQSGKVFATSYDDWKILYSEVPGKLKKLHDSGYKIVIFTNQAGIGTGKHTVEGIQKKIESIIQKLGVPIQVFVSTGKGEYRKPAIGMWNFFQNEANGGVEVDLDKSIYVGDAAGRPAEGKKKKDFSFSDRLFALNVGLKFYTPEEHFLDVKTQAFNMPDFDPREVDASLPLYDPLTTKVPGHKLEVIILVGFPGSGKSFFCSTHLVPLGYVSANRDTIGSWQKCISLMEKSLKDGKHVVIDNTNPDLDSRKRYIEAAKKCGVPVRCFIFATSKDHSRHNNKFREFSGEDHSKVSDMVFNMYKSKYVEPTLKEGFHDIVKVNFIPHFKNKSEEKLYRMFLLEK, via the exons ATGGCAACCCGATGTTGGCTATCATGCCTTGCCAAACTTCACCCGCCAATACTCCTTCCACACAACCAGCCTCGCGTGATCGGTCGCTCCaaggaaaccaaaataaaatCCAAACGGTGTTCCAAGTCCCAGG TGGAGCTGTTAGCTGATTACACATCTTGTACTGTCACTGCACGACAGCTTGGGCCCAACAGCTGCACAGTGAATGGTCAGCACGTTTGTTACGGGTCATCAGCTCAGCTAAAACACAACGACATTATTGAA GTAGTTTCGAGAGAGTACAAGCACAGGGTAGAGTTTGATCCAGCCCCAAGCATCAGCAGTACAGCGAATAGCACCACTGAGGAAGACACAACCATGCCACGaggacagaagaaaaggagcatTGATGATTACTTCTCCAACCCAAAGAAAGCAAAGGCAGGAGAGACAAGTGCAACTGGTGGCTGGGAAAAGTCTACTAATGGGGACTTGTTAGTATATCAGAAAAATATGAGTAGTAGTGAGAAG ATTGCAGGTTATGATATGGATGGAACCTTGATTGCCACCCAGTCGGGCAAGGTCTTCGCTACAAGTTATGACGATTGGAAGATTTTGTATAGTGAAGTTCCTGGCAAACTCAAGAAACTCCATGACTCTGGCTATAAAATTGTTATATTCACAAATCAGGCTGGCATTG GTACTGGAAAGCACACAGTGGAAGGGATTCAGAAGAAGATAGAGTCTATCATTCAGAAGCTTGGAGTTCCCATCCAAGTTTTTGTATCAACTGGGAAAGGTGAATACAGGAAACCTGCCATTGGAATGTGGAATTTTTTTCAGAATGAG GCCAATGGAGGAGTTGAGGTAGACCTTGACAAAAGCATCTATGTTGGGGATGCTGCTGGCAGGCCAgctgaggggaaaaagaagaaggatttTTCCTTCTCAGACCGGCTCTTTGCCCTCAATGTTGGATTAAAATTTTACACACCAGAGGAACATTTCTTGG ATGTAAAAACTCAAGCCTTCAACATGCCTGACTTTGACCCTCGGGAAGTAGACGCCTCACTCCCTCTTTATGATCCTTTAACAACCAAAGTTCCTGGACACAAGTTAGAG GTAATTATATTGGTTGGGTTTCCTGGATCAGGGAAGAGTTTCTTCTGCTCCACACACTTGGTACCTCTTGGCTACGTTTCAGCTAACAGGGACACAATTGGCTCATGGCAAAAGTGTATATCCCTGATGGAGAAGTCCCTGAAG GACGGTAAGCATGTGGTGATAGACAACACCAACCCCGACCTTGATTCCCGCAAGCGCTACATAGAAGCTGCCAAGAAATGCGGTGTTCCAGTGAGGTGTTTCATCTTTGCCACGTCCAAGGATCATTCTCGACACAACAACAAG tttCGGGAATTCAGTGGGGAAGACCATTCAAAAGTTAGTGACATGGTCTTCAATATGTACAA GTCAAAGTATGTGGAACCAACTCTGAAAGAAGGATTTCATGATATTGTGAAGGTGAACTTCATCCCTCATTTCAAGAACAAAAGTGAAGAGAAGTTGTACAGAATGTTCCTACTGGAAAAATAA
- the LOC135111567 gene encoding uncharacterized protein F21D5.5-like isoform X2, translating to MSNGTLGHNNNGETARDFISPLSVELLADYTSCTVTARQLGPNSCTVNGQHVCYGSSAQLKHNDIIEVVSREYKHRVEFDPAPSISSTANSTTEEDTTMPRGQKKRSIDDYFSNPKKAKAGETSATGGWEKSTNGDLLVYQKNMSSSEKIAGYDMDGTLIATQSGKVFATSYDDWKILYSEVPGKLKKLHDSGYKIVIFTNQAGIGTGKHTVEGIQKKIESIIQKLGVPIQVFVSTGKGEYRKPAIGMWNFFQNEANGGVEVDLDKSIYVGDAAGRPAEGKKKKDFSFSDRLFALNVGLKFYTPEEHFLDVKTQAFNMPDFDPREVDASLPLYDPLTTKVPGHKLEVIILVGFPGSGKSFFCSTHLVPLGYVSANRDTIGSWQKCISLMEKSLKDGKHVVIDNTNPDLDSRKRYIEAAKKCGVPVRCFIFATSKDHSRHNNKFREFSGEDHSKVSDMVFNMYKSKYVEPTLKEGFHDIVKVNFIPHFKNKSEEKLYRMFLLEK from the exons ATGAGCAATGGAACGCTGGGACATAACAACAATGGGGAGACAGCAAGAGATTTCATATCTCCACTATCAG TGGAGCTGTTAGCTGATTACACATCTTGTACTGTCACTGCACGACAGCTTGGGCCCAACAGCTGCACAGTGAATGGTCAGCACGTTTGTTACGGGTCATCAGCTCAGCTAAAACACAACGACATTATTGAA GTAGTTTCGAGAGAGTACAAGCACAGGGTAGAGTTTGATCCAGCCCCAAGCATCAGCAGTACAGCGAATAGCACCACTGAGGAAGACACAACCATGCCACGaggacagaagaaaaggagcatTGATGATTACTTCTCCAACCCAAAGAAAGCAAAGGCAGGAGAGACAAGTGCAACTGGTGGCTGGGAAAAGTCTACTAATGGGGACTTGTTAGTATATCAGAAAAATATGAGTAGTAGTGAGAAG ATTGCAGGTTATGATATGGATGGAACCTTGATTGCCACCCAGTCGGGCAAGGTCTTCGCTACAAGTTATGACGATTGGAAGATTTTGTATAGTGAAGTTCCTGGCAAACTCAAGAAACTCCATGACTCTGGCTATAAAATTGTTATATTCACAAATCAGGCTGGCATTG GTACTGGAAAGCACACAGTGGAAGGGATTCAGAAGAAGATAGAGTCTATCATTCAGAAGCTTGGAGTTCCCATCCAAGTTTTTGTATCAACTGGGAAAGGTGAATACAGGAAACCTGCCATTGGAATGTGGAATTTTTTTCAGAATGAG GCCAATGGAGGAGTTGAGGTAGACCTTGACAAAAGCATCTATGTTGGGGATGCTGCTGGCAGGCCAgctgaggggaaaaagaagaaggatttTTCCTTCTCAGACCGGCTCTTTGCCCTCAATGTTGGATTAAAATTTTACACACCAGAGGAACATTTCTTGG ATGTAAAAACTCAAGCCTTCAACATGCCTGACTTTGACCCTCGGGAAGTAGACGCCTCACTCCCTCTTTATGATCCTTTAACAACCAAAGTTCCTGGACACAAGTTAGAG GTAATTATATTGGTTGGGTTTCCTGGATCAGGGAAGAGTTTCTTCTGCTCCACACACTTGGTACCTCTTGGCTACGTTTCAGCTAACAGGGACACAATTGGCTCATGGCAAAAGTGTATATCCCTGATGGAGAAGTCCCTGAAG GACGGTAAGCATGTGGTGATAGACAACACCAACCCCGACCTTGATTCCCGCAAGCGCTACATAGAAGCTGCCAAGAAATGCGGTGTTCCAGTGAGGTGTTTCATCTTTGCCACGTCCAAGGATCATTCTCGACACAACAACAAG tttCGGGAATTCAGTGGGGAAGACCATTCAAAAGTTAGTGACATGGTCTTCAATATGTACAA GTCAAAGTATGTGGAACCAACTCTGAAAGAAGGATTTCATGATATTGTGAAGGTGAACTTCATCCCTCATTTCAAGAACAAAAGTGAAGAGAAGTTGTACAGAATGTTCCTACTGGAAAAATAA
- the LOC135111567 gene encoding uncharacterized protein F21D5.5-like isoform X3: MPRGQKKRSIDDYFSNPKKAKAGETSATGGWEKSTNGDLLVYQKNMSSSEKIAGYDMDGTLIATQSGKVFATSYDDWKILYSEVPGKLKKLHDSGYKIVIFTNQAGIGTGKHTVEGIQKKIESIIQKLGVPIQVFVSTGKGEYRKPAIGMWNFFQNEANGGVEVDLDKSIYVGDAAGRPAEGKKKKDFSFSDRLFALNVGLKFYTPEEHFLDVKTQAFNMPDFDPREVDASLPLYDPLTTKVPGHKLEVIILVGFPGSGKSFFCSTHLVPLGYVSANRDTIGSWQKCISLMEKSLKDGKHVVIDNTNPDLDSRKRYIEAAKKCGVPVRCFIFATSKDHSRHNNKFREFSGEDHSKVSDMVFNMYKSKYVEPTLKEGFHDIVKVNFIPHFKNKSEEKLYRMFLLEK; encoded by the exons ATGCCACGaggacagaagaaaaggagcatTGATGATTACTTCTCCAACCCAAAGAAAGCAAAGGCAGGAGAGACAAGTGCAACTGGTGGCTGGGAAAAGTCTACTAATGGGGACTTGTTAGTATATCAGAAAAATATGAGTAGTAGTGAGAAG ATTGCAGGTTATGATATGGATGGAACCTTGATTGCCACCCAGTCGGGCAAGGTCTTCGCTACAAGTTATGACGATTGGAAGATTTTGTATAGTGAAGTTCCTGGCAAACTCAAGAAACTCCATGACTCTGGCTATAAAATTGTTATATTCACAAATCAGGCTGGCATTG GTACTGGAAAGCACACAGTGGAAGGGATTCAGAAGAAGATAGAGTCTATCATTCAGAAGCTTGGAGTTCCCATCCAAGTTTTTGTATCAACTGGGAAAGGTGAATACAGGAAACCTGCCATTGGAATGTGGAATTTTTTTCAGAATGAG GCCAATGGAGGAGTTGAGGTAGACCTTGACAAAAGCATCTATGTTGGGGATGCTGCTGGCAGGCCAgctgaggggaaaaagaagaaggatttTTCCTTCTCAGACCGGCTCTTTGCCCTCAATGTTGGATTAAAATTTTACACACCAGAGGAACATTTCTTGG ATGTAAAAACTCAAGCCTTCAACATGCCTGACTTTGACCCTCGGGAAGTAGACGCCTCACTCCCTCTTTATGATCCTTTAACAACCAAAGTTCCTGGACACAAGTTAGAG GTAATTATATTGGTTGGGTTTCCTGGATCAGGGAAGAGTTTCTTCTGCTCCACACACTTGGTACCTCTTGGCTACGTTTCAGCTAACAGGGACACAATTGGCTCATGGCAAAAGTGTATATCCCTGATGGAGAAGTCCCTGAAG GACGGTAAGCATGTGGTGATAGACAACACCAACCCCGACCTTGATTCCCGCAAGCGCTACATAGAAGCTGCCAAGAAATGCGGTGTTCCAGTGAGGTGTTTCATCTTTGCCACGTCCAAGGATCATTCTCGACACAACAACAAG tttCGGGAATTCAGTGGGGAAGACCATTCAAAAGTTAGTGACATGGTCTTCAATATGTACAA GTCAAAGTATGTGGAACCAACTCTGAAAGAAGGATTTCATGATATTGTGAAGGTGAACTTCATCCCTCATTTCAAGAACAAAAGTGAAGAGAAGTTGTACAGAATGTTCCTACTGGAAAAATAA